From one Prochlorococcus marinus str. MIT 0912 genomic stretch:
- a CDS encoding J domain-containing protein yields the protein MRKDPYQILKVHPNAKLEEIKKAYRNLVKIHHPDKGGDSTVMLEVNSAWEILKKKHKDFNLNTVNNSPAYNQNEYKREANNYSQSEEIKKWFQNIYLPIDKLLGQIINPLGSKIRDLSADPYDQILMDSFCLYLEKSKNKITKINKIYTSFASPTIIRDFSLDLYHCLSHVEDGINELERYTMGYVDNYLHDGKAMIAIAKKKRKFLQSNKKEWLIL from the coding sequence ATGAGAAAAGATCCATATCAAATATTGAAAGTTCATCCCAATGCAAAACTAGAAGAGATTAAAAAAGCATATAGAAATCTTGTAAAGATACATCACCCAGACAAAGGAGGAGATTCAACAGTCATGCTCGAAGTCAACTCAGCATGGGAAATATTAAAGAAAAAACATAAAGATTTTAATTTAAATACAGTTAATAATTCACCAGCTTATAACCAGAATGAATACAAAAGAGAAGCTAATAATTACTCTCAATCTGAAGAGATAAAGAAATGGTTCCAGAATATATACTTACCCATAGATAAATTATTAGGACAAATAATTAATCCTTTAGGTTCAAAAATAAGAGATTTATCAGCTGATCCTTATGATCAAATATTAATGGATTCTTTTTGCCTATATCTTGAGAAAAGTAAAAACAAAATAACTAAGATTAATAAAATATATACATCTTTTGCAAGTCCCACAATTATAAGGGATTTCAGCTTAGATCTTTATCATTGTTTATCACATGTTGAGGATGGTATTAATGAATTAGAACGCTATACAATGGGCTATGTAGACAATTACCTCCATGATGGAAAGGCAATGATTGCTATTGCTAAGAAAAAAAGAAAATTTTTACAAAGTAATAAAAAAGAATGGCTTATTCTATAG
- the cysK gene encoding cysteine synthase A, with protein MPIANDITALVGQTPLVKLNRLPNKFNCRAEIIAKLESFNPTASVKDRIAGAMVKSAEKEGTIKPGHTVLIEPTSGNTGIALAMVAAAKGYRLILTMPDTMSTERRSMLRAFGAELQLTPGKEGIQGAIQLAKELVASIPNSYLLQQFDNLSNPAIHEKTTAEEIWEDCEGRIDALIAGVGTGGTITGCSRFLKQKNPKIKVFAVEPSSSPVLSGGNPGSHAIQGIGAGFIPDVLDMDQIDEVIRIDDNEAMDIGRRLAKEEGLLSGVSSGAAVAAALKIGNQTEFANKRLVVILPSFGERYLSTTMFTSIPANPVKGNEYL; from the coding sequence ATGCCAATTGCTAATGACATAACTGCTTTAGTTGGCCAAACTCCTTTGGTCAAACTAAATCGATTACCTAATAAATTTAATTGTAGAGCGGAAATTATAGCCAAATTAGAAAGTTTCAATCCGACAGCATCCGTAAAAGACCGTATAGCTGGTGCAATGGTTAAATCAGCAGAAAAAGAGGGCACCATCAAACCAGGACATACTGTTCTTATTGAACCAACTAGCGGCAACACAGGAATTGCATTGGCCATGGTTGCAGCAGCAAAAGGTTATCGGCTCATACTTACAATGCCTGACACAATGAGTACTGAGCGACGCTCAATGTTAAGAGCATTTGGAGCAGAGCTTCAACTAACTCCTGGGAAAGAGGGAATCCAAGGCGCTATTCAGCTAGCAAAGGAATTGGTAGCCTCCATACCTAATTCATATTTACTTCAGCAATTCGATAATTTATCCAATCCTGCAATTCATGAAAAAACAACCGCTGAAGAAATTTGGGAAGATTGCGAAGGCAGAATTGATGCATTAATTGCTGGAGTAGGAACAGGAGGAACCATCACAGGTTGCTCAAGATTTTTAAAACAAAAAAATCCAAAAATCAAGGTTTTTGCCGTAGAACCTTCATCAAGCCCTGTTCTGTCAGGAGGGAATCCTGGATCTCATGCGATACAAGGCATTGGAGCTGGTTTCATTCCTGATGTATTAGACATGGATCAAATTGATGAAGTTATAAGAATCGATGATAATGAAGCAATGGACATAGGAAGAAGGCTTGCCAAAGAAGAGGGTTTGCTAAGTGGTGTTAGCAGTGGCGCTGCAGTAGCAGCTGCTTTAAAAATAGGTAATCAAACTGAGTTTGCGAATAAGCGATTGGTAGTTATCCTGCCTAGTTTTGGTGAAAGATATCTCTCAACAACTATGTTTACTTCCATCCCCGCAAACCCAGTCAAAGGGAATGAATACCTCTAA